One genomic window of Candidatus Nitrospira inopinata includes the following:
- a CDS encoding DUF4440 domain-containing protein: MCVAVSEKEIDALLERWKDSLQSGNPHKVIAHYASKSVLLPFSSMKPLLTLDEKEEYFRHFLKEKPLVRINSHTIELDCNTAINEGFYTYTFQKSGRIVNARYSVVFKWDGLQWLITSDHSSVLPR; this comes from the coding sequence TGTGCGTAGCAGTCAGCGAAAAGGAAATCGACGCTCTGCTTGAGCGGTGGAAGGACTCTCTCCAGAGCGGGAATCCTCATAAGGTGATCGCTCACTACGCCTCTAAATCCGTCCTTCTTCCATTCTCTTCAATGAAACCTCTCTTGACGCTCGACGAGAAGGAAGAGTACTTCCGTCATTTTCTCAAGGAAAAGCCGCTGGTCCGCATCAACTCCCATACCATCGAACTGGATTGCAATACGGCCATCAATGAAGGGTTCTATACCTACACCTTTCAAAAAAGCGGGCGGATCGTGAACGCGCGATACAGCGTCGTGTTCAAGTGGGACGGCCTCCAATGGTTGATCACGAGCGATCATTCATCAGTCTTGCCCCGTTAA
- a CDS encoding carbonic anhydrase: MLIMLWEFIVVMALLLPAAGLYAGEGEALTWSYDGERGPLHWGKLSPEFALCEKGMAQSPIDLLRSHRIALDEIQFSYKDAPFHIVNNGHTLSEIEPLSETAKSRYPRHGQTVLHFDKDSTIVFDGDLYLLEQFHFHAPSEHTIDQRHYPLELHLVHHNERHEAAVVAVFIQEGQHNPFFEKFLDHAPHKVGEFIEDKEHLINPETLLPKSRTYYRYYGSYTTPPCHEGVVWAVMHEPIEVSTEQVRRFRALMGHDNARPTQPLHKRFVLDSSLALPNAHTKR, encoded by the coding sequence ATGCTCATCATGCTGTGGGAATTCATAGTTGTTATGGCATTGTTACTGCCGGCAGCAGGTTTGTATGCAGGGGAGGGGGAAGCACTCACATGGAGTTACGATGGCGAACGGGGGCCGCTGCATTGGGGGAAGCTTAGCCCGGAGTTTGCTCTCTGCGAGAAAGGTATGGCGCAATCGCCGATCGATTTATTGCGTAGCCACAGGATTGCGCTGGATGAAATCCAGTTTTCCTATAAAGATGCGCCGTTCCACATCGTCAACAATGGGCATACACTGTCGGAAATCGAACCCCTTTCAGAAACGGCCAAATCTCGATACCCCAGACATGGGCAGACCGTCTTGCACTTCGATAAGGACAGCACCATCGTGTTCGACGGAGACCTCTACCTCCTGGAGCAATTCCATTTTCATGCTCCCAGCGAGCACACCATCGATCAGAGACACTATCCCTTGGAGTTGCATCTGGTTCACCATAACGAGCGTCATGAAGCGGCCGTCGTCGCCGTGTTCATCCAGGAGGGACAGCACAATCCGTTTTTTGAGAAATTCCTGGACCATGCTCCTCACAAGGTCGGAGAATTCATTGAGGACAAGGAACATCTGATCAATCCGGAGACGCTCTTGCCCAAAAGCCGGACCTACTACCGTTATTACGGATCCTATACCACCCCGCCGTGCCATGAAGGCGTCGTATGGGCCGTGATGCATGAACCCATTGAAGTTTCAACCGAACAGGTTCGACGTTTTCGGGCCCTCATGGGACATGACAACGCACGACCGACACAACCGTTGCATAAGCGTTTTGTTTTGGACTCCAGCCTGGCACTCCCAAACGCTCATACCAAACGTTAA
- a CDS encoding DUF2490 domain-containing protein — protein sequence MVWIVTLWVLIVLGAPPVQAYTELGPNTKSDFRLWTPVYLTVKLPASFLAYMEVNPRFADDVTNIDQLLLRPAIGYQLTEHVSIWQGYAWVGNYNQPTGPRFFEENRIYQQVNYLHKFSHLKFLSRTRLEERWIEHADGTAVRFRQMFRVDVPIPPAPTWAVVVYDEVFVNLNTVGTITSKGPEAGLDQNRFFLGINKTFSQHVNVDLGYQNQMINNRKLEGNANLINHMLLLQLWINL from the coding sequence ATGGTTTGGATTGTGACTCTGTGGGTGTTGATCGTGCTCGGCGCGCCTCCCGTGCAGGCCTATACCGAGCTGGGGCCCAATACGAAGTCGGACTTCCGACTCTGGACACCGGTTTATTTGACCGTGAAGCTGCCGGCCTCGTTTCTGGCCTACATGGAGGTCAACCCTCGTTTTGCGGACGATGTTACGAACATCGATCAATTGTTGCTCCGCCCGGCGATTGGATATCAGTTAACCGAACATGTCTCCATCTGGCAAGGCTACGCCTGGGTCGGCAACTATAATCAACCAACAGGTCCCCGATTCTTCGAAGAGAATCGAATCTATCAGCAGGTCAATTATCTCCACAAATTCTCGCATCTCAAATTCCTCAGCCGAACCAGATTGGAAGAGCGGTGGATCGAGCATGCCGACGGCACAGCCGTACGTTTCCGCCAGATGTTTCGGGTGGATGTCCCGATTCCGCCGGCCCCTACTTGGGCCGTGGTCGTGTATGATGAGGTCTTCGTCAATCTCAACACGGTGGGGACAATCACGAGCAAGGGGCCGGAAGCCGGCTTGGACCAAAACCGGTTCTTTCTCGGCATTAATAAAACCTTCAGCCAGCATGTCAATGTTGATCTCGGTTACCAGAATCAAATGATCAACAATCGAAAGCTGGAAGGAAACGCGAATCTGATCAATCACATGCTGCTGTTGCAGCTTTGGATCAATTTGTGA
- the arfB gene encoding alternative ribosome rescue aminoacyl-tRNA hydrolase ArfB, producing the protein MLRIASHVAIPDSEIEIHSVRAQGAGGQHVNKVSTAVHLRFDIGASSLPPAYKQALLRLRDHRISGDGVITIKSQEHRSRERNREEAVARLLALIQGTIIPRKKRKPTAPTNASRERRIASKKLRGRLKSQRKGLE; encoded by the coding sequence ATGTTGCGCATCGCGTCCCATGTCGCCATCCCGGATTCCGAAATCGAGATTCACTCCGTGCGCGCTCAAGGAGCCGGAGGACAGCACGTCAACAAGGTGTCAACCGCCGTTCACTTGCGATTCGATATCGGAGCTTCCTCGCTTCCACCGGCCTATAAGCAAGCGTTGTTGAGGCTGCGGGACCACCGAATTTCAGGCGACGGCGTGATTACGATCAAATCGCAGGAGCACCGTTCCCGCGAGCGGAATCGGGAGGAGGCTGTCGCCCGGTTGCTGGCTCTAATTCAGGGAACGATCATTCCGCGGAAAAAGCGCAAACCGACCGCGCCCACCAACGCATCCCGTGAACGGCGGATCGCGAGCAAGAAACTGAGGGGACGGTTGAAGTCACAACGAAAAGGGTTGGAGTGA